The Methanobrevibacter sp. sequence TTTTAAAAATTATAGTTGATGAGGACAAATGCACCGCATGTGGAAATTGCAAGGAAATTTGCCCTAAAGGTGGATATATTTGGACAATTGATAAGGTTGCACATGTATCAAACCTGGATTATTGTCATGTTTGTACATTATGTGCAATGAAATGCGGTCCAGATGCAATTAAAATTATGAGAAATGCGCCAGATGAATGAATTATTAATCGTTATTTTAATTAAATTATAGTTTAAAATTTTGCGATAAATTGTTGACTATATCATACTATTATAAAACTTAAATCAAGTGAGTGATTCAATGACTAGAACAGCTAAAGTTTCAAGAAAGACATCTGAAACAGATATTGAAATAGAAATGAATATTGATGGAAGCGGAAAATATGAAATTGACACCGGAGTCAATTTCTTCAACCACATGCTGGAATCATTTTCAAAACACAGCTTCATTGATTTGAAGATCAAGGCAATAGGTGACATTGAAATAGATGACCACCACACTGTGGAAGATGTTGGCATATTGTTAGGTGAGGCTTTTGCTGAAGCTATTGGCGATAAGAAAGGAATCAGAAGAATGGGCCATGCGATTGTCCCTATGGATGATTCCGTTGCAACAGTTGCCATAGACATCAGCGGCCGCAGCTACTGCAATATGAAGCTTGACTTTAAATGCGATAAGATCGGTGATTTGAGCAGTGATGTTGTAGTTCACTTCTTTGAGTCATTTGCCTCAAGCGGAAAGATCAATGTCTATGGAACCTGTGAAGGTTCAAATGACCACCACAAATGCGAAGCTCTTTTCAAGGCATTTGCAAAATCATTGTATGATGCATGTAAGATAGAGCATGATGAGATCTTAAGTACAAAAGGCGTATTGTAACTTAAAGGTTTATTTGGCCTTTTATTTTTTTACTTTTCTTTTTTTAAATTTATTTTTAATCTATTTTTTATTATTTTTTTAACTTTTTAATGATTTCTTAATCTATTTCTCTAGAATTTATCCAAGCACATCCCATCAACTACTTTTATTTCACCATTGCATTTTGGACATTTGTTTTTTGATAGGATATATTTTGGAATCTCACTGTCACAGCTAGGGCAGTGATACTTCTTTGAAGAGTGGAAGTTTCTTGATAGGTCTACAATATAACAGTCATCCTTCAAATCTGAAGATTTTATGAATGGCTTTAGGATTTCATTGGAAATCCTATTTTCCTTAGCCAAGTTTTCTATTAAGGAAATAGCTTCATCTTCATCAGATGGATTCCTAATGACGGATATGATGTATAGCTTTATCTTCCTATCGCAATTCACGCAATAAGTTTCGACAATGTCTCCTGAGATTAAGGAATCCCTATCCAAATCATAGGCTTTTCTAATCAGGATATACTCTTCAATCTCGCCGTCCTCATTTAGGCAAAAGAGCAATGGTCCCTGATCTTTCCATCTGAATCCGCAATCCTCACATTCAAAGTAATCTATAGAAGGCATTTCACATCACCATAAAAAAATGATAGCATTTCAATCATATTGTTAGTATTTTAACGAATTAAATTATTAAATAAAAAGTCTTGAAATTGAGTTTAAATAAAAATAAAAAAAGTAAATTTTGGTTTGATTTGAGATTTGATTTATTTGATTTGATTTGAATTTGTTTTAAAAAAGAAAAAAGAAAAATAAGTAGCTAAAAAGCTACTTAAATCCAATACACTTATTCTGGTTTGCTGATTAAATCAAGTTTGCAACCAACGTTACCTTCTTTCATGTGAGGGGTTCTTAATACAGTGTCGTTGGATTTTTCAATTTCTCTTGCTTCAGCTGCTAATGCAGCAGCACATGCAGCCATTTCGTGAGCAGCAGCTACTAAAGGAATGAAGTTTTCGAAACCTTTGGTCATGAAACAACCTTTCATGTCTAAACCTGCTACAGCACCAGCCATTTCGTATGCAGCAATAGCTTTTGCTTTTGCGTATGGGTTTTGGAACTTAGCTGCTTCTACTGCTTTTTCAGCAGTTACAATGAGTTTAGGTAATTCGATTTCGTTACCTGCTTCTACAGCTTCGATTACACCGTCAATGGTTTTTTGGATTAATCTTAAAGCACCGGTTTCAGCTAATACCTTAATGATGTCAGCGTTGAAGATAGCCATTTCAGTTGGGTCTAACCATTCTCTTTTTGCACCGATCA is a genomic window containing:
- a CDS encoding F420-dependent methylenetetrahydromethanopterin dehydrogenase — protein: MVVKIAILRSGNIGSSPILDLLLDERADRPNIDVRVFGSGAKMNPEQVEDVVPKFKQFDPDFCIFVSPNPAAPGPAKARELLSAEDIPAIIIGDAPGKGKKDEMDEQGLGYIIVMADPMIGAKREWLDPTEMAIFNADIIKVLAETGALRLIQKTIDGVIEAVEAGNEIELPKLIVTAEKAVEAAKFQNPYAKAKAIAAYEMAGAVAGLDMKGCFMTKGFENFIPLVAAAHEMAACAAALAAEAREIEKSNDTVLRTPHMKEGNVGCKLDLISKPE
- the hisB gene encoding imidazoleglycerol-phosphate dehydratase HisB, which produces MTRTAKVSRKTSETDIEIEMNIDGSGKYEIDTGVNFFNHMLESFSKHSFIDLKIKAIGDIEIDDHHTVEDVGILLGEAFAEAIGDKKGIRRMGHAIVPMDDSVATVAIDISGRSYCNMKLDFKCDKIGDLSSDVVVHFFESFASSGKINVYGTCEGSNDHHKCEALFKAFAKSLYDACKIEHDEILSTKGVL
- a CDS encoding 4Fe-4S binding protein, producing MVDEDKCTACGNCKEICPKGGYIWTIDKVAHVSNLDYCHVCTLCAMKCGPDAIKIMRNAPDE